Within the Halichoerus grypus chromosome 2, mHalGry1.hap1.1, whole genome shotgun sequence genome, the region TAATTAAGCAGTGAAGACAAGAAAATTACTAACTGATTGGGTGGCACCATGCAGGAAGGGAAATGTACTGCAAGGCTCAGCTGTGgagaatatttatataatcaaAACGTTTTAACCTTTAAATATTGAGCTAACAAAAATtgtacacctgggtggctcagtcgttaagcatctgccttcggctcaggtcatgatcccagggtcctgggatcgaaccccgcatcgggctccctgctcggtgggaagcctgcttctccctctcccactccccctgcttgtgttcctgctctcgctatctctctctctgtcaaataaacaaataaaatcttttaaaaaaataaaaataaaaaaatactgtactCTTAAGTGCActctgggggagtggggggtgagTGAAAAGAACTATATCATAATCTTCTGTAGTCAGAAGCACATAGATAATACCTacagttgaaaaaataaaatatgaatgtcATTTAGAGATATGGAGGTAAATACCTGCcccccaaacaaaaccaaaagacaccaaacacagacacacacaaaacaacaaaagcaacaaaaacaatatgagcaagaaaaaaaagttaaaagtggTTGCCTCTTGGAGATAGGAACTGCTAATATTTGTAACATGCTTTATAGACCTATTTGATTCTCTATACATAACATATAACacaaaaatagtaactttacaaaAAGCATAAATCAAATTTGTATAAATCAAGTTGCAGTTTAGTAAGATAGTGGAGCCTTCTAGTTAGTTTTTATGCCATgcttattttatagtatataaatttGACTTTAAGTCAAAATGGGGCACACTTAATTGTGGTCTGATCAATAATCACTTAGGAGAAAACTAAGAATTAGAAATAGCTACTAAAAGTAAtaatagggacacctggctggctcggttggtagaCTGTGCAATTCTTGAagtcagggttgtgggttcgaggcCCACACTGAGTATAgagattatgtaaatataaaatcttttttgtgtcaaagattttatttattttagagagagatagagttcGAGCGGGgcgaagggaagagggagagggagagagagaatctcaagcagactccgagctgaaaCCAGaggctgacacggggctccatctcaggaccctgagatcttgagctgaaatcaggagtcagacactcaactgagagccacccaggcacccccccaaaataaaatctttaaaaaaaaaagtaataatagttGTCTATGACATATGTGCTCCAAGACAGTAtcttctattattttgttttacacaGAACTCTCCCAGTTGCTGCTTTGTGACCTTACTTTACATTTTAATCATCCTGTGAAGACAGATGACTTACAGGAACCAGAAGGGAAAACCCCCCTCTTTGAAGAATCTAAAATATCAGATGTATCCTTTGCTTCTACCAGTTTTTCtatctgatttctttttgtttgttgtgaaTTTGTAACTGTATTTATTGTAGAATTAACATGTATCTGGGAGAATTGAGTCtactaatatatttaatatgataaaaaacaaaataaaaatatgatgagttgtaaataattatttaatattctgttttattgttttaatgtttCGAAGAATGGCTAATTCATTTCACTAGTGGCAAGAATATGATATAGGAAATTGGCCATGGGGCATTGCTTATCCTTTACTTTATGCTTGAATTTGGCTCAGATTGAAAGAGAGTTAACCAAATTAGAAGTGGATGGTATGAATTTGTATTAATCAGATCTCTCCTGGTAACAAGTGTCAAAAACAACTCAAGTTAGCTGAAGCATTTATTGGGTCATGTGACTTGGAAGCGGTTGAAATAGATGTCAGGGACTCTACTAATTTATCATCTGTTTATAACCTGGTtctatttctgtgcattgactttatcCTCTTCTGTTAGACTGGTTTCCTACATATGGCAGGTAGAAGAGGGTAGAGACATGGCAGCGGACATGATTCACTACCAAATAGTTGCTTTGAAATCTATGACCTCTTTCATTTCAGAGATTTTCAAACATAAAGGACAGTAGGCCCTAAAGCAAGACACAAGATCAGCTCACAGTGTCTGCTATCCTCACCACCCAACTCAGTGTTTAACACAGAATAGGCACTAATTAAATGCTTGTTGAAATCCCGTTGAATAAACATGGAAATGAATGAAGATTTTTCAGCTTTAGAACTCCCTAGCTCTGGACCCTAAATTGAGAACTCCCAGTTTGTAAGGATGAAGCTTGATGaaacattatcatcatcattggTTAAAAGTCTCCACATACCTGTTATCTTAGCAAATTATCAGTTTTAACCAGGTGACGTCTAAGCTCCCTTCTGATGTTCTATTAATTAACTTATGAAAATGAAGAGGCAAGATATCTTTCTTTGCCCCTCAGAAAACTTGCAGATTAAGTAGAGAAGCTGAAAATTTTTGTCGTTAATGAAAGTTGTGGAATAATAACCAAGGCCCCCAAGGGGAAAACTTGAAGAACAACCAAATGCCTGGTTTTTGTTGTGCTGAATACCTACTACTGTCTGTTAAGTGAGATAAGTAAGCTGAAGAAAAGAGCTGTGTTGCTTCAAAGGATCTATAAAGCCTTTTTAGGAATGATGAAGAGAAGGGCTTTATGGTAGAGTTGTCAGGGGATAAAAGAGATAGAAGGAAGGCATCTAATAGGCAAGTCTGATCACATTTTTCTGTGTATATGCAATGCTCTTTCATCTTTGCTGGAAGACTGGTAAAATCCACATCACTTGAAAATGCTTTTGGAGTTGTGGGGAATTGCAGAGGAGGTGGGATGTGGGTGTTGGGATATGATGCACTTATATCCAGACGTATTTGACACCAAAGCCTCAtctctaaatttaaaatgattacttTCAGTATTTGTAGCttaaatttgctttaaaacaaaaatataatagtaCGGACTAAACAAAGTCAATAGTTTTAGGAACACAAAagtaaagcaaaaggaaaattaattttaatcctAGGAAGTTATCCCattatgcatatatcttttcattaaaaagtacaCAAAAATCCCCCCAGCAAAAAACACCAAATAAGAAAGGATGAAATAGTTTGAAGCCTCTTAAATTATTGCTGCTGAGAAagtgaattttagaaattttcaaattatatgtataaaactGAGGATTGCCTCTGACTAACAAAGGtttggctattaaaaaaatcagttttatgtGATATCAAAAACTATTActgtttcagtgtttttaaaCTTGCCTCAAATTATTTCTGTAACTATATAAACTACTGTACTTTGAAATGGGTATtccaaaatacatattcttttaaatgaattattac harbors:
- the LOC118527595 gene encoding putative uncharacterized protein C5orf58, giving the protein MFKNNVPDHELNVEAIIKNINTISSELKKMKELSQLLLCDLTLHFNHPVKTDDLQEPEGKTPLFEESKISDVSFASTSFSI